TTTGAAAGAAGGATCATTGGAAGAAGCTGACAATATGTTCTCGTCAATGGAGAAAAGTGGTTGTGCTCCAAGCTCTCGTCTTGTAAATGATATCATCAGAAAATTATTGGAAAAGGGGGAGATAGTCAAGGCCGGAAATTATATGTCGAAAGTTGACGGGAAGATCATCTCCTTTGAAGCTTCAACCACTTCGTTGTTGTTGTCTCTCTTTTCGGAGAAAGGCAAATATCGGGAACAATTACAATTGCTCCCTGCGAAATACCAACTTTTTGAGGGAGTCATTTGATGCACTGGACTTGATAGATAAGCCTTGGCATGGTTCGGATCTCCGTCTTAACGATGTCAACATGTATTCCCTTCCATCCACTCACCAAGATCGAGCTGGGTGATAGTGCCACTATGGTGTTCTCGTCCGACATGTGGCTATTGGGCGTGTATGCTATGGTCATTGTTCCATCTACATGATGTCTCCTTGTGCAAAGGCTGGCTGTCTGGTGTCTGGAGCTTTTGCTAATGGCGAaaatattgtgtgtgtgtgtggatcttGTCCCAGAGTTCATCGAGCTCTTCCTCCCGGTGGACTCTGGTCTCACCCCTGATGTGCTTGACGGTATTGTTTGGAACCGAGCTGCGGCCTGCGGATGGTTTCCATTTGGCTAAATTGGTGTATGATGTGCAGTTCCAAGGTGTTGTGCCATCGCATAATATACCTTTGTTTCTCAATAATTTTTCTTGGGACTTGGATGTGACTATGTCAGGTTCGTGACCAGTTAGAGTAAAGAAATTGGGCTCAGCTCACAAGAGCATGGGGGAGGTCTGTGCTATTCCTGAAATGCTGTGAGATCTGGCGTGAGTGTAGCATGAGGATGTTGGAATTGAAAAGCCTCCTGATCTACAGGTAGATGATGATAATTTGGCTTTGGGAGGAGGCAAGTCTTTGGCCCCTAGCTAGAGCGAAGTTCTACCGAGGGTAGTCAGGGCTCCAACACCACCTCTTGTGACGGAGGAAAGTGAATCAAACCATTTCCTTGTAGAGAACTTGCAGATGATACCTCCTGGTTTATATGGAACTTCTTGACCTCAAGAACCTCTACTTTAGAAGGCAATATAAGCTCTGCAATGTTGAAAGTAAAATATACGTAGGGAGAGAAGTGGAGGTTGGAGGCAGGTCTCTTGTATGTGCAACCAGGTAAATTTCTTGTCTGGCGTCTGTACCGCTTCTAAAACGTGAAATAAAATCATCGCTGGGCGATATTTTGGGGTGTTGATACATCAGTGGTTTAATGAATATTGATCGAACACATCAAGCAGGATGAACTAAGGCATTTATGACGCAGCTAGTTTTGTGTATTATTATACTCACCTTCTACTGTAGAAACAAGTCATGATATCAAGTATTATTTTCATTTTAGTTATGATAATTGCCCGACTTGTTGGGAAATCAGTTCTCATCCTTCCTTCTATATGCATGAGGCTGGTTTTGTTTTGTATATTTTTTTTGTTGGAGTTTACTGGTTGCTATAATGATAATCACTTCTTTGGTATATTCAGCCTGTTTCAGAACAATGCATTATGCATAAGGCATGGTCTTCCAACAAACTCGCCAGATCCCATGGATTCTACCAAGCCAGCCCGAGGGTCTACAGACTGGCTCGTTCTTCTCATCGCGGCCAGTTTTACTGAAGATCCTACCTTGTGGTGATCTCATGGATACCGCCGACCCAGCCTGGGGGTCTACAGCCTCTGACTTGCTCATTCATCTCATCGTGGTCAGTGTTACTGAAGATACTACCTTGTGGTGTTCATTGGCAGATCATACATGACTATATTATAACCACTGTTAGTTATACACCACACACTATTCGCATTGGAGTTCCCTGACATCCCCTGATACACCCATGAGATATCCCTTCTTTATCTGGAAAATTTGAATTCTTCTTTCTTGTTATGCACTCACCGAGTAATGGCTTTGGTTCTGCTTGACATGCAGGGCCACCTCACCCACCACGTTCATCAGGGAATGGGGAGGATTGCGAGGACTGCCACATGCGCATCAATAGAGGACCGGCAGGGAAGAGGGACCTGTTGGTGCGGCGGGGCAACAGGAAGTGGCTATCCATCAGGGTGCAACATCACGGTGTTGAGGCGGCTGCCACAGAGCCACCGCTGAGAAGGACGCAGCCAGCCTATGATGTATTGACGCGGCTGAAGTGCAGCACCAAGTCTTTTGCCGGTGCTGTTGTCATCTCTTTGTCTGTATTTTGTACAGTATTTATGCAAAAAAGGAAGAATAAAAAGGATAGAGTGGTATACATGTTCGGAATTTGTTTCAAGCTTTTTTGGATGATTGTAGATCAGATGTGCTAGCTAGGCACGTCATTTAGCTTGGTCTGGAACTATAGATAGATCAATTCGTGCTAATAAGATTGAGGTTCAGTTCATGAGCGTATGATAAAATGTTTTTAATGGGAAATTATAATCAAATTTATCACCAAAAGAGTTGCGACTTTGTGTTTTCTTTGAGCTTACTGAATGCATTGCAGCATTCCCTCCCTAATGACAAAGCTCTGAATGAATTGGAGTCAAAGACTACAAGTGGGTGCTCTTGAAATTTTTTCCTAGCTGGACCCTTCAGATTTGTGTACGGATTTCCCTACATGAGCCCTCTGTTTCTTTGCTCTGTAAGAACTGACAGTTTGCGAAACTATACAAAACCTAAGGTAGGTATAGTTAACCAAGTGGCATTGCAAAACTTCCAGATACTCCTGTTGTGCAGATTTTGTTTGGCTAGTGTGGCGCAATCGCCAGTTCAAACTTTCTCACCGTGTTTGAAAATTGTAGCATGATTCCTACTTTTCCCTTGGACACACATGACTCTGAATAAATAGTGAGCTAAAACAAACACTCCACACTATACAAATCCTCCATCCGAAAGCTTCAATCTGTATGTTTTTCTCCAGTTTGTTTCTTTGTTTCCTCATCTTCCATTCTCTCATTATTCATTTTCCAACACTGGACCACGAGAGTCTAGGCAGGACATTAGGAGAAGGCAATCATTTATATAGACAGAAATTCGGAGGGACCAAAATGAGCCAACAGAAATTATTTTGAGGATATATTTTGAATACTGCTAAGACCAACTCTAAGCTCTCGGAAATACGTAAAAAAAAAGAAGTACAATGTGAATGAGATGTGAAATAGTACTACCATGACGTCAAAAGAACAATGCGATGATAAATGCCAGCACCATAATGCCAGAAGCCCAAATTACAAATATCACTGACAGGATTATCACATGTTTCTTCCAAAAGAGAACTGGCATACATACATGTGGAGGCAGGAATTATAGAAGGTTGTACTACCTGAATAATGTGTTGGGCTAGAAAtgcagaaagaaaagaaaagaaaagcagtCAACTCATGCATTCGATTCGACTATCGTCCAAGTTGCACCTGTGTCGCAGCCATCTGATCTCCTCTTGGCCGAAGCTACCTCCCTCCCGCTTGAGCTTCCACCAAACCTCACGACCCATGGGAACCTTATATACATGATGAGCCTTGATGAATTCTGTTTCCGAGGAAGCTAGGACCGTGCTAAGAGTAAGTTGGGGTGCAGCCAGCCCCCTTTCTAGCAGCCAACTGTACATCAGCATCTTGAGTTTGCTTCTGTGCACAGTGAACTCTAGGTACCGTGGGAAAGCAGGCAGAGCACTCAGGGGATAACCCGCCACATGCACAAGGAAGGATATCTTATAAGCAAGGGCGTCCGTCTTCTGATTCAGAATCCGAGGAGCGACCTTCACCATGTGGGCTACATGTTTTGGGTCTAACCCTTTCTCCACTAGTTTGTTGTACCGATCTTGCAGGTTGGCGCCTTTTCCACGGATGGCTTTGAGTGCCTTCTCCATATCTTCCGAGCCTTCAACAAATCCTATGCGTCTTAAGAATTCCCTCTTCTCCTTGACACAGGGTTCAGGTTTACATCTCGGCAGTCTGCTGACCTTTGAGCCAATCGTATAATTCATCGACTGACGTGGTTCCTCCATTATGATCTTTCGCAGCCGTGCCTTGCCCACATTGAGTTGCGCAAGAATGGTGCTCGTGGCTTTCATGGGGGCAGCACCGAACATCCATCCATGAGAATCCAAAATCTTCGTCACATCACAATAGCTTATGCCAATGTCATGTAAGAAACATGACCCCTTCGATATGTTCCAACCGACATCCACGCTGTTAACATTGGGGTGGTTCAGAAAAAGATCAAGTAACTCCTTTTTTCcagatccaaccctttgcatggtgTCAACTGTGGAATGTAGCTCCCCACCAGAGTGTTCCAACAACAAATGCGGATTTTTCCTCACCACTTTACCAATGTCATCCTTGGTGAACCCCAGATCACTCAAGGACTGAAGAGCTTGGACCATTTTTGGCCAATTATAGGACACCCTTTCAGATAAGAACTGGCCGATCCAGTCTCGCTGAATCCCAATGTCGTCTAGCCACAGCAAGAACGTCTTCAGTTCCACGGCCGGGTCATGAACCAACACGGTAGGAGTAGAGATCACTAATTTGATCACAGTGGCCTTACTGAAGCCTAGACCCTCAAGGGCCTCGAGCTTAGATGCAAGAACGCCCTGGCCAAGACTAAACACCTCGGTAGCATTCCAGTATATCCTTCCAATCTTGCGGCGTGCAATGCCGTAACTGCATAGTGCATGGTAGCTCTCGAGCAGCATCTCGGCATCCGCGAGGAATGTGAGTTCCTGCGGCAAGAGGTAATCGCACTCGCTCGGCCTGAGGCCAATGCTCTCaaggaagggcctgaactcgttgaCAGGGCGGCGGTGGAACAATCGCACCAGCGCCCTGCTGACCCTCTTCTTCACTTTTGACCTCAACCTCGCCTCGTCTCCATCCTGATCAGCAGCCTTCATCACCGCCTTGTTCACCTTCACCTCCTCCAGCAGCTCGCCGAGGAAGACGGGCGAGCGCTCGCTGATATGCTTGGCGTCAGTGAAGCACAAGCCGCGCGTGGCATGGAGGTAGTCCCTGAAAGTTGTCTGTGCGGCGCGGAACACCCATCTGTTCAGCATCTCTTGCCTGACCTCATCCCGATCCCCATCCTCCTCCCCGCCGTGGCTGGGACCGGGAGCGGTCGAATAGGGCTGCGACCGAATGATGAGGCGGATCGAGCCGACCCAGCTGGACGAGCACGATGGATTTTGGGCACGCCACCTTGGAACTCCGGACCGGAGGGCTGCCCATGCCCACCCcatcagtggcggagcttgaaagaAATCTTTGGAGGGGCGAAGCTGTAAAAAAAACAAAATACGAAATCATACGAATACAACAAGTTAGATACTGCAAATATCAAGAAACTTAGATAATTATATTGATCTTCTTCACATTAGCTCACAAGATATATTTCTAATCAGTACAGAAATTCGGTTGACTACAACTGAGCTCTTCATTTCTTTGCACCCCTAAATAAAGTCCTATTTAACCATGGACAGAATTCGGTTCGCTGTAAAGGGCATTTTCTATTTCAGTACAAAATCCAATCCAATTGACAAAATCCATGACCGGATGACCTAATTAGAATTTCCCTCAGCTAAGGTGACTTTTTTTCTTTCGTGGAATCAAAATATTTGAACTTTCCACAATTTCCATAGGGGAGAGATTGATTGAGAGAGATCCAGCGAGGGCAGTCTGCTCACCGGCTCACTGAGGCACTGCGCGGCGTCGATGCTGTCTGGTGTTGTTGGCAGCGGAGGCAGGAGCCGAGGAGCGGATGTTCCAGAGAGTCCAATCCGGCCGGCCACCAGCCGGCGGTCGCCCCCCACGCCGGCAAGCCACAGCGGCCAACAGGCCAGACGCCGGTGCCCCACCCCCACGCTCAGGTCAGGGGTCTGCCGTCGCAACTCGCAACTCGCAGGTCAAAGAAGATTGAGTTGGTTGCTGGCTCACTGGGCTGGATTCGTTCGTCCCCAGCCCAGGCACCGTAGGACTAGTACTAGTAGTTAATAACTGGGCCTTCTAGGTTATGGGCTGTATGTACATAGGTTGTGGGTTGTGGGCTGTATGTACATAGGGGGCCTCATTTTTTTGTCTCAAATTTTTTTTTACGCTGGTGGGAGGCGACGGACCACGAAGCTCCTTTTGGCGAAATCACTAAtgaaggagtactcgttgcaaagaacacttcatcttcccaggtcacgacaagtggcgcacatgcagcgcgccacttgtcgcaatctgggagttttcccttttttctagattcgtttattcaaaacgttttatctcttaaaccgtgcgtccaaatctcagaccgttttcatcattggattcctcgcgtcgatatcttcaaaactagatcccatgttgataggttttgacgaacttttttttcatgaaaaaaaccggacgaaaaaaccaaaccaggagcatggttttttccctttctgaaagaggcacgcccgtgcctctcgcgaaatcacaaccgtgcctctcgtggaagcaaaaccgtgactctcatgaaaagaaaaaaaacagaaaacgcgtttttcccctttccgaaagaggcacgcccgtgactctcgcgaaagcacaaccgtgcctctggcaaaagcaaaaccgtgactctcgcgaaagaaaaaaaaacagaaaacgcgtatttttttccctttccgagaggcacgaccgtgactctcgcaaaagcacaaccatgcctcgcgcggaagcaaaaccgtgactctcgcgaaagaaaaaaaacagaaaacgcgttttgttttttcctttccgaaaggcacggccgtgactctcacgaaagcacaaccgtgcctctcgcggaagtaaaaccgtgactctcgcaaaaaaaaacaaaaaatacctttttccgtttccgaaaggcacgaccgtgactctcgctaaagcacaaccgtgcctctcgcgaaaaaaaacatgacttttcacgaaagaaaaaaaagtagacgcgttttttcgcgcaaatttttttttttaaattttttttggtCGAAATGCTAAGGAAGACCGaggaaaaaccaaaacgtcgaaaaaacccatttaaaaagccgaaaacgcgtgcggaaaaataaaaaaaacaaaatctggagggaccctccagagcgcgacacgtggcgaatggctgagagcgcgccaagtggcgctgatcgttgcgaggcttccgaaggagcgctcgttaactagttggcCAACTGGGGATGGCAGCGGCCACTGGTGGCTGCAGAAGGAGCTGACTCCTAGCGGCGGGTGGCggccaaatttcgtgttttgacccttttgccgTATAAAATCAGGATCTGATCCTGGTCCGGATTTTTTTTTGAGATTTGACCCTTTTACCTACCGCCGGGCATCACGGCGGTAGGCCTGTGCAAGCTACC
This DNA window, taken from Triticum aestivum cultivar Chinese Spring chromosome 1D, IWGSC CS RefSeq v2.1, whole genome shotgun sequence, encodes the following:
- the LOC123180237 gene encoding transcription termination factor MTEF18, mitochondrial, producing the protein MGWAWAALRSGVPRWRAQNPSCSSSWVGSIRLIIRSQPYSTAPGPSHGGEEDGDRDEVRQEMLNRWVFRAAQTTFRDYLHATRGLCFTDAKHISERSPVFLGELLEEVKVNKAVMKAADQDGDEARLRSKVKKRVSRALVRLFHRRPVNEFRPFLESIGLRPSECDYLLPQELTFLADAEMLLESYHALCSYGIARRKIGRIYWNATEVFSLGQGVLASKLEALEGLGFSKATVIKLVISTPTVLVHDPAVELKTFLLWLDDIGIQRDWIGQFLSERVSYNWPKMVQALQSLSDLGFTKDDIGKVVRKNPHLLLEHSGGELHSTVDTMQRVGSGKKELLDLFLNHPNVNSVDVGWNISKGSCFLHDIGISYCDVTKILDSHGWMFGAAPMKATSTILAQLNVGKARLRKIIMEEPRQSMNYTIGSKVSRLPRCKPEPCVKEKREFLRRIGFVEGSEDMEKALKAIRGKGANLQDRYNKLVEKGLDPKHVAHMVKVAPRILNQKTDALAYKISFLVHVAGYPLSALPAFPRYLEFTVHRSKLKMLMYSWLLERGLAAPQLTLSTVLASSETEFIKAHHVYKVPMGREVWWKLKREGGSFGQEEIRWLRHRCNLDDSRIECMS